From Haemorhous mexicanus isolate bHaeMex1 chromosome 13, bHaeMex1.pri, whole genome shotgun sequence, a single genomic window includes:
- the MEX3B gene encoding RNA-binding protein MEX3B isoform X2: MERNGSGGGGGGGGGGGGETLDDQRALQIALDQLSLLGLDNDETGSIYDNEPRKKSVNMTECVPVPSSEHVAEIVGRQGCKIKALRAKTNTYIKTPVRGEEPLFVVTGRKEDVAMARREIISAAEHFSMIRASRNKNTALNGTVPGPPNLPGQTTIQVRVPYRVVGLVVGPKGATIKRIQQQTHTYIVTPSRDKEPVFEVTGMPENVDRAREEIEAHIAMRTGGIIELTDENDFHANGTDVGFELNGTGSLWSKPTPPSITPTPGRKPFCNYRNDSSSSLGSASTDSYFGGGTGAGGSARLADYSPPSPALSFSHNGNNNNNSANGYVYGGGGGDVLSSPDCCSELPFDSPPGFDLAPAPPPGAALLWPQFERGPAAPPSPAPSPAAAAAFPGAAPANANLALLVSGPRRGAAPPPARLSPPLHGSAAGTEHPLARRVRSDPGGRLLAASYPLYANGLGAHLPGLPSDSSASSSSSSSSSSSSSCSSSGVRRKGSRDCSVCFESEVIAALVPCGHNLFCMECANRICEKTEPQCPVCHSAVTQAIRIFS; this comes from the exons ATGGAGAGGAacgggagcggcggcggcggcggtggtggtggtggtggcggGGGAGAGACCCTGGATGACCAAAGAGCCCTTCAGATCGCCCTGgatcagctctccctgctggggctggacaaCGACGAGACGGGCTCCATTTACGACAACGAGCCTCGGAAAAAGAGCGTGAACATGACTGAATGCGTCCCGGTGCCCAGCTCGGAACATGTCGCTGAGATAGTGGGGAGACAAG GTTGTAAAATCAAAGCTCTGCGGGCAAAGACCAACACCTACATCAAGACCCCGGTTCGCGGGGAGGAGCCGCTCTTTGTTGTGACGGGCAGAAAGGAAGATGTGGCCATGGCCCGCAGGGAGATCATCTCTGCGGCCGAGCACTTCTCCATGATCCGAGCCTCGCGGAACAAGAACACAGCCCTGAACGGCACCGTTCCCGGCCCCCCGAACCTGCCCGGCCAAACCACCATCCAGGTGCGGGTGCCTTATCGCGTGGTGGGCTTGGTCGTGGGGCCCAAGGGGGCGACCATCAAGCGCATCCAGCAGCAGACGCACACGTACATCGTGACCCCGAGCCGGGACAAGGAGCCGGTCTTTGAGGTGACAGGCATGCCAGAGAACGTGGACCGGGCCCGGGAGGAGATCGAGGCACACATCGCCATGCGCACCGGCGGCATCATCGAGCTGACGGACGAGAACGACTTCCACGCCAACGGCACGGACGTGGGCTTCGAGCTGAACGGCACGGGCAGCCTCTGGAGCAAGCCCACGCCGCCCAGCATCACACCCACCCCGGGCCGCAAGCCCTTCTGCAACTACCGCAACGACAGCTCCAGCTCGCTGGGCAGCGCCTCCACCGACTCCTACTTCGGGGGCGGCACCGGGGCGGGCGGCAGCGCCCGCCTGGCCGACTACAGCCCCCCGAGCCCGGCGCTGAGCTTCTCGCACAAcggcaacaacaacaacaacagcgCCAACGGCTACGTGtacggcgggggcggcggcgacGTCCTCTCCTCCCCGGACTGCTGCTCCGAGCTGCCCTTCGACTCGCCGCCCGGCTTCGACCtggcgcccgccccgccgcccgggGCCGCCCTCCTCTGGCCGCAGTTcgagcgcggccccgccgcgccgccctcGCCCGCGCCctcgcccgccgccgccgccgccttcCCGGGCGCCGCGCCCGCCAATGCCAACCTGGCGCTGCTGGTGAGCGGCCCCCGGCGCGGCGCCGCCCCGCCCCCGGCGCGGCTCTCCCCGCCCCTGCACGGCAGCGCGGCCGGCACCGAGCACCCGCTGGCGCGCCGGGTGCGCAGCGACCCCGGCGGGCGGCTGCTGGCCGCCTCCTACCCGCTGTACGCCAACGGGCTGGGCGCCCACCTGCCCGGGCTGCCCTCCGACTCCTCCgcctcctcgtcctcctcctccagctcctcgtccagctcctcctgctcctcctctggcGTGCGGCGGAAGGGCAGCCGCGACTGCTCGGTGTGCTTCGAGAGCGAGGTGATCGCGGCGCTGGTGCCCTGCGGCCACAACCTCTTCTGCATGGAGTGCGCCAACCGCATCTGCGAGAAGACGGAGCCGCAGTGCCCCGTGTGCCACAGCGCCGTCACCCAGGCCATCCGCATCTTCTCCTGA
- the MEX3B gene encoding RNA-binding protein MEX3B isoform X1, with translation MPSSLFADMERNGSGGGGGGGGGGGGETLDDQRALQIALDQLSLLGLDNDETGSIYDNEPRKKSVNMTECVPVPSSEHVAEIVGRQGCKIKALRAKTNTYIKTPVRGEEPLFVVTGRKEDVAMARREIISAAEHFSMIRASRNKNTALNGTVPGPPNLPGQTTIQVRVPYRVVGLVVGPKGATIKRIQQQTHTYIVTPSRDKEPVFEVTGMPENVDRAREEIEAHIAMRTGGIIELTDENDFHANGTDVGFELNGTGSLWSKPTPPSITPTPGRKPFCNYRNDSSSSLGSASTDSYFGGGTGAGGSARLADYSPPSPALSFSHNGNNNNNSANGYVYGGGGGDVLSSPDCCSELPFDSPPGFDLAPAPPPGAALLWPQFERGPAAPPSPAPSPAAAAAFPGAAPANANLALLVSGPRRGAAPPPARLSPPLHGSAAGTEHPLARRVRSDPGGRLLAASYPLYANGLGAHLPGLPSDSSASSSSSSSSSSSSSCSSSGVRRKGSRDCSVCFESEVIAALVPCGHNLFCMECANRICEKTEPQCPVCHSAVTQAIRIFS, from the exons ATGCCCAGCTCGCTTTTTGCAGACATGGAGAGGAacgggagcggcggcggcggcggtggtggtggtggtggcggGGGAGAGACCCTGGATGACCAAAGAGCCCTTCAGATCGCCCTGgatcagctctccctgctggggctggacaaCGACGAGACGGGCTCCATTTACGACAACGAGCCTCGGAAAAAGAGCGTGAACATGACTGAATGCGTCCCGGTGCCCAGCTCGGAACATGTCGCTGAGATAGTGGGGAGACAAG GTTGTAAAATCAAAGCTCTGCGGGCAAAGACCAACACCTACATCAAGACCCCGGTTCGCGGGGAGGAGCCGCTCTTTGTTGTGACGGGCAGAAAGGAAGATGTGGCCATGGCCCGCAGGGAGATCATCTCTGCGGCCGAGCACTTCTCCATGATCCGAGCCTCGCGGAACAAGAACACAGCCCTGAACGGCACCGTTCCCGGCCCCCCGAACCTGCCCGGCCAAACCACCATCCAGGTGCGGGTGCCTTATCGCGTGGTGGGCTTGGTCGTGGGGCCCAAGGGGGCGACCATCAAGCGCATCCAGCAGCAGACGCACACGTACATCGTGACCCCGAGCCGGGACAAGGAGCCGGTCTTTGAGGTGACAGGCATGCCAGAGAACGTGGACCGGGCCCGGGAGGAGATCGAGGCACACATCGCCATGCGCACCGGCGGCATCATCGAGCTGACGGACGAGAACGACTTCCACGCCAACGGCACGGACGTGGGCTTCGAGCTGAACGGCACGGGCAGCCTCTGGAGCAAGCCCACGCCGCCCAGCATCACACCCACCCCGGGCCGCAAGCCCTTCTGCAACTACCGCAACGACAGCTCCAGCTCGCTGGGCAGCGCCTCCACCGACTCCTACTTCGGGGGCGGCACCGGGGCGGGCGGCAGCGCCCGCCTGGCCGACTACAGCCCCCCGAGCCCGGCGCTGAGCTTCTCGCACAAcggcaacaacaacaacaacagcgCCAACGGCTACGTGtacggcgggggcggcggcgacGTCCTCTCCTCCCCGGACTGCTGCTCCGAGCTGCCCTTCGACTCGCCGCCCGGCTTCGACCtggcgcccgccccgccgcccgggGCCGCCCTCCTCTGGCCGCAGTTcgagcgcggccccgccgcgccgccctcGCCCGCGCCctcgcccgccgccgccgccgccttcCCGGGCGCCGCGCCCGCCAATGCCAACCTGGCGCTGCTGGTGAGCGGCCCCCGGCGCGGCGCCGCCCCGCCCCCGGCGCGGCTCTCCCCGCCCCTGCACGGCAGCGCGGCCGGCACCGAGCACCCGCTGGCGCGCCGGGTGCGCAGCGACCCCGGCGGGCGGCTGCTGGCCGCCTCCTACCCGCTGTACGCCAACGGGCTGGGCGCCCACCTGCCCGGGCTGCCCTCCGACTCCTCCgcctcctcgtcctcctcctccagctcctcgtccagctcctcctgctcctcctctggcGTGCGGCGGAAGGGCAGCCGCGACTGCTCGGTGTGCTTCGAGAGCGAGGTGATCGCGGCGCTGGTGCCCTGCGGCCACAACCTCTTCTGCATGGAGTGCGCCAACCGCATCTGCGAGAAGACGGAGCCGCAGTGCCCCGTGTGCCACAGCGCCGTCACCCAGGCCATCCGCATCTTCTCCTGA